aggaatgaatAGCATGCCAGAGCAAAATAAAActttaaccccagacagtggaagaccatggtacagaggctatggtactacccatgaatagagaacaatggtttgattttggagtgccttctactatagctaaagagtttcttttacccttaccaggaggaaagtagccacgaaaCAATTACATTgctaatacttttatatatatatatatatatatatatataccaaggaatcGAACAGGgtccaaagaaactgaggttcactttgcatgtaaatatatatatacacacacacacacacgcacacacacacacacacatatatatatatatatatatatatgtgtgtgtgtgtgtgtgtatatatgtattattattattattattattattattattattattattattattattattacttgctaagctaaagccctaattggaaaagcaggatgctataagcccaggggctccaacagggaaaatagctcagtatggaaaggaaacgaaaaaaaaaaatattttaagagcaaagagattaaaatacatatatcctatataaactataaaaacttttacaaaatacgaggaagaaatataagatagaatagtatgtccgagtgtaccctcaagcaagagaactctaccccaagacagtggaagaccatggaacagagtctatggcactatccaagataagagaacaatattttgattttggagtatcattttcctagaagagctgcttaccatagctaaagagtctctctctctctctctctctctctctctctctctctctatatatatatatatatatatatacacacacacacacatatatatatgtatatatatatatatatatatatacatatatatatgtgtgtgtatataaatgaagcgtgaaataggagatgatgagagGCGATTTAAAAAAGTACACTTATTAATtgtcgacaagagagagagagagaggagagagagagagagagagagagaaactcaccaTGCACGGATCTTACGTTTGTAATAAATTTTGTTACCAGCCGTCGGGTCACTTTCAATTTCCTGTGATATCAAAGGTCAAAGATAATTTTACTGAAGACTTAATAACACGTTGAAGTGGCATGaaggaaattgaatataaaaaataaataaaatatacacgATACCATATGTCATAACCCAATGgcaattattgtttttaatatatatatatatatatatatatactgtgtatatatatactgtatatatatatatatatatatgcatatatatacatatatacatatacatatacatacatacatacatatatatatatatatatatacatatataaataaataaatatatatatatatatatacatatatacatatacatatatatatatatatacatatataaataaataaatatatatatatatacatatatatatatatatacatatatatatatatatatatatatttgtatatacataaatatatatatatatataaatataaacgtatgtatatatatatatatatatatatttgtatatacataaatatatatatatatatatatatataaatatatatatacaaatgttcaccataacaaaaatcataaaaaaaaaatagtttcctaaaTACCACACAAACCGATAATTAAACAAATTGAGATATAaattaaaatatgaagaaaaagtttttttttttttttaatttcaggtgAAATCTAATGTTTAACAATTATTAAATTCATAAAtttacaaacacacgtatataattCCCTCGTTAAAAGCATTAAAAAGTTTAAAGCAttctttagagttctcttggttgagggtacactcgggcacactatttcatctaatttctcttcctcttgttttgttattttatatgggaaataaatattttaatgatgttattatgcttaagatattatattttttccttttgccctttcctcgctaggctattttccctgctggtgccccagggcttctagcatcctggttttccaactatggttgtagcttagcaactaataataataataataataataataataataataatcataataataataataaaatcataagaattataataatcataataataaaaataataataatatcataataacaaaaaataataaaaaaaaaataatcataataataaaaaataaaaaataataaaataatgataataataaaaaatgataatgatcatgatggtaAGGGTAATGATAATGATcacgatgataatagtaataataaaaataataataataataataataataataataataataataataataataataataataatactgaaatcaCAATAACAATATCGCACTCGGTCTGAAGTCCTGTAAAGGGCCTCAAAACTTTCAGAACTGGGACAGGGTAAAATCAGGCGTTAGGATGAGATACGATTGAACGAAAGGCTTGTCAGATGAAGAAGTTTTAATTGGTTTATTACATCCGAACAGTCATTATCCGACGTAGCAATTAAGAGCTTCAAAACAGACAGGTGTCAAATTCCTTACTTCAAACACTTGGAGATTGGATGCTCTGATATTTAGTAAGGCCAGACTGAGTGTATTTGAAGTGATAAgtcaaggttatatatatatatatatatatatatacacatatatatacataaataaatgcataaatatatgcataaatattaatctatctatctatctatctatccatatatatatattatatatatatttatatatatatatatatatatatatacatatttatacacacaatatataatatatatatgcatacataataatctctctctctctctctctctctctctctctctatatatatatatatatatatatttatatatatatatatataatatatatatatatatatatatatttatatgcatatataatatatatatatgcatacaaaataatctctctctctctctctctctctctctctctctctctctcatatatatatatatatatatatagtatatatactttatatatatatatatatatatatatttagttacctATCTctatcctactatatatatatatatatatatatacattaccaggACACTGTAATACTACTCTCCATGTTATAATTGCAACCAGCCAGAAGGGCGAAAGGAAATTATTCGAACATAGCAGTTTCACGTACTTGCCACACATCATTAAAACgaatatatcacatatattataAAACTTACATAAACAAAAGCAAGCTAAACGAAATTTACCCTTTTCTTGCGAAACAAATACGAATTAAAATTCTTTTGAAACGCTGACATATTATGTCTACTTAAAATagacaattttcaaatttattacctTAACAATAGAAATATCTTTATCCAATGGTAGAAACAAGGAATACAAATAAATTCGCATTTCTGACGTAGGCAGGAGACGCGAGtcttatttcatttcatatctGAGGTCAGGAATTAAGGAAAAGTAATTACCAGCCTGAGGCTTAAAGTCACTTGGGGTCAGCTTGCGAGGCCGAGAGGGTGTCACAGCCTCTTTGCTACACCACTGCACAGGGAGACGCCTCTTGGCGAAAGGGGGGGATGAAGAGGGGCAAAAGAGAAAAGGGAGAAAAGGGggatgaagagggatggaaaggcaaaagagaaaagggggatgaagagggatggaaaagaaaaagagaaaaggggcatgaagagggatggaaaggcaaaagagaaaagggtcatgaagagggatggaaagacaaaaaagaaaagggGGATGAagtgggatggaaaggcaaaagagaaaaggggcatgaagagggatggaaaggcaaaagagaaaagggggatgaaGAGGGATGAAAAGGCAAAACAGAAAAGGGggatgaagagggatggaaaggcaaaagaaaaaagggggatgaagagggatggaaaggcaaaagatAAAATGGggatgaagagggatggaaaggcaaaagagaaaagggggatgagGAGGAATGGAAAAAGGCAAAAAGGGACACGAAGAGAAAAGGAGGTATGAAGATATGAAAATAGGAGGAATAGAGAAGGGGGTGGCACCAAAAGATTTCAGCCTTCTGGTTTCTTGTTACAGCCCTTAGGTTGAGGTTACTAGGCCCTTTAGCTCTTTTTCTTGATCTCCAGAAAATTCTTGGTCTCTTTTATAGATTGATGGACTCGTGACCGATGATGGAAAGGGATCAATTGCAATCACAAAAATTCGGTGCCTGAGTGCAAATTCAATCGTCCAcagtatgacatatatatatatatatatatatacataaatatatatatatatatatatatacatatatacatatatatacataaatatatatatatatatatatatatgtatacatgtatacatatatatatatatatatatatatattatgtatatatatatatatatatatgcacacacacttaatTTTGGGTTAACACCGATTGATTTCATGTAACTGCACATCCCATGAGGGATAATGGATTCAGTTATAGGGAAAAAACATTATGAAATGTACATtcgtaacctgagagagagagagagagagagagagagagagagagagagagagagagagagaaagataggttCAACGTGGAATAAAATTATTATAGTTTTGGTAAAATAACAAAACAACATAAAACCAATTGTAATGGGATATGCTCTATATTAATGTTTACTGTAACACtatattttgtaaacaaaaacttagcCGAACGTTAAAAACAGTGGAAGTTACGTTTCAATTTTATACAATGATAAAGTTGACAGCTAAAGccagttaaaaaaaataagataaaataatatgtattttttttactaaaggaaatttttattcatCCTCTATAAAAACAgtgaattaaaaagaaatttaattaaacCGCCAGAAGTATAATATGAAAAACAGAACTGAAGCAAATttggaggaaaataaaaacaaagcaaaacCTGGAAAAAGGAAATGGGGTACattctggaaaaaaataaaacacgtcCAGGAGGGTAAACAATGGCTTGTTCTGGATAATGCAACATATGCAAATGGAACCAAAATAATTTGTGACTTTTTTGCCGTTTAGTTTCTCatcgagctattttccctcttggggaccttggcttatagcatcctgcttttccaactagggttgtagcttagcaggtaataataataataataataataataataataataataataatgaaaataataataataataatgataataataataataataataataatgaaaataataataataataataataatagtaataataataatgataataataataacaataataataatgaaaataataataatgaaaataataataataataataataataataatgaaaataataataataataataaaaataataatgaaaataattacaataataataataataataataataataataataataataataataataataatgaaaataataataataataatagtaataataataatgataataataataacaataataataatgaaaataataataatgaaaataataataataataataataataatgataatgaaaataataataataaaaataataatgaaaataataataataatacagtaataataataataataataataataataataataataataatactgaaaataataataataatgaaaataataataataataatgaaatcaataataataataataatagtaataataataataataataataataataataataataataataataataataataataatacacacttcacataAAAAATAGACACAAAGACAACAAAAGACAACCAAAACACCATAAAAAAAATGAAGCAAGAGATTTCCAAGAATTGTCTGAATTAAGAAAACAAACTAAAGTTGCAGAAAAATAACGATGAAATAGTTCGTGTGCATAATAGAAGTCAAACAACACATTTAAGCAAATATATCATTCCCATATACTCAAATTTGACTCACCaaaaatttcattctgattattcaaacatcttttttttcaataagcatatattgtatattatggaaatatatttccatattcattAAACTTCTATTTCATTATACCGGGATcaaaaattcttttattattattatgataattattattattattatcactattatcattgttattatcatttttattttcatagtatGATATGTGATTTGACCTGGAAAACAACactgttccatatgcagatgatgctattctttttgcatcaattccatctcctgaatgtcgaACTATGATTCCTAAATCCCTTAACTGAGATCTATTACTTGGTTAAAATTATAGGACATGGAGttcaatcccaacaaaactcaattTTATCATCTGCTTAAAGAAGTGGAGGATCAGAGACACTCTTAAATTTACTTAGTACCTTTCAGCGGATGTAAAACTAAACGACCGACTAAGAAATCAAGTTTTCGATCATTGAAAAAGCTAGcgtagtttaaaagaaaaaaaaaactaccttcaAATCTAGAAATCCAAAACTAGCAGTTATATATAACATGAATTTCTCAAGTCCATCAGGAAAACATTTACgtttataaacatttattaacATTGACAATAAATGTATGAAATCGCCGAGAAAGGTAATAGTTTTGAAGACGGTGAAAATTATACGTAGTCATTAAGAAAACAGATCCACCAAGAACATCCCAAGATTACATTTGACGTCACTGGTGTGTTCAACACAACCAATGATTTAATTCACTCCGAGGGGAACATTCAAGGTTAATGAACGAAACGGAATCTTTAGACTGACTTTCAATTCACCAAGGAAAGTAATGACGCTTGAATTCCTGGAGAAATGTAATGAACCTTCTGGGACCCACAGCAAATGAGATAAACTTTTGACCAAAGACTATGGTATAAGAGGGATGGAGGCGCTTGTGTTGAACGAGTTTCACATCAGAAGGTGGTGTCTTAATTAGAAATCTTACAGCAATTTGTGAATCAATCAACTAATGCAAAAGCtggagactatagtccatttcttttagcgagtcatatttgcaccgactcgcagcggtgcccttttagctcggaaaggtttcctaatagctgattggttggacaagataattctaaccaatcagcgaccaggaaacttttccgagctaaaatggcaccgttgcgagtcggtgcaaatatgactcgctaaaagaaatggactatagagtgtTGCAGGCCGATGTAgaaaagtccctgactggtgaacgctagactggggttcgagtctcgctcaaactcgttagtttctttggtcactgcaaccttaccatccttgtgagctaaggatggggaggggggatTATGGgactctataggtctatctgctgagtcatcagcagccatttcctgcttCTCGTTGGTCCTAACATGGGGGGaaagggtcttggacgctgatcatatatagggcattgtcctgctcgataacgcaatgtcactgtcccttgtctctgccattcatgagtagcctttaaatctctATACTTGGGACTATGTCTTTCCCCATCTCACCGACCCGGTTTGATCAGCTTCCTATTTCTCAATTAAAATACTCATTAAGTCATTAAGGATTAgggattgatatttttttttttttttttttttttgcggactgAAACATAATTGAATAAGTTATGGTGTTCGCTGACCTTTGTAATGATAAGAATCTATTCAATTTATATTTTAACAAGGTCAATAGCAAAATGATTAGCAAATTCATCATGAGcataatttcttttgtatcttGTTTTAGATTTTCTTTCCCCACATTTTTACAAGATTTTTAAGCTCAATTATCCAAAATTCAAGTGAAATGAAAGTTCACAGTGCCAAATATATATTGTTGCATGTTTTGTTCTGCTGCCAAGATGGAGGGAAAGGAAATATTAACTTTGATTTGTGGGAATATGAGAAACCAGGAAAACAATGGAGGGAAAATACAATAATTTCCGACTAACGAGAACACAATACACAAGTGTCATGAacctaattacctccaccaacgacgttggaaggaggttataatttgccccttgtttgtgtgtttgcttgttaaTAAACATCTTCCTGGACACATTTttcatcgtagaataatgaaacttacatggattgattgttctgtaaaaagctggaaattattaaattttggaaggtcaaggtgaaaggtcacggtcaaggtcaaggaaaatgtctaattcacgtaatcagtcataagtttggaaatcgttatcacagagacttcaaacttggttcatatctgagtatatggaaatccacgccaaggtcaaggtcgattccATGGTCAAGGTCCAGTAAAAggttaaattcctatcatcaaccatacagccacaatttgaatcgtacaataatgaaacttacagggatctTAAACTTTTGTgtagagcacagtgaggaaaggaaatgaataaactgcagaagtaatgaaaaattagaataaaatattctaagaaaattacgatatgaaaataaatctattatatataaactataaaaacctaaaaaagagaaaaagaaataatatagaaaagagtgCTCAGGTGTACCCACCAGCCAGAgaactaccctaagacagtggaagacaatggtacagaggctttggcactacttaAAACAAGAGAGCAATGGTTGAAGAAACTCATAAAAAACACGCAAAATCAATAGGGTTTACAGACGATTTTAGACATAAACCATCAACCATGAGAGCCCATTCTTCTGTTTAGGTAGTAAACCTGAAGTGAAGTAGGTTAGCGCTCTATGACTTTAATTTTACTTCTCTTCACACGAATATTaaagcagtaattttttttttcatttatagataGAGCAAATTTTAAGTATAAAGGCTCTACATACGCCTTAACCATTTAGACTGCTTGGAAAAAGGTACTTTCAATCTGTGCGAGCTGCGAGGTACTAACAGAGACGAGGTGGATGTAAgcaactttattcaacaagatagagtatccgttgagatactaccactagagagttatggggtgttttgactggccagacagtactacattggatctttctctctggttacggtcaattttccttttgcctacacactcacacaccgaatagtctggcctattctttacatactctcctctgtactcatacaccggacagcactgagattaccaaacaattcttcttactgcactgtaattgttcaggggctacttttctctttgtaaggatagaagattagatttttctctaatcttgggtagtggcataacctctgtatcatggtcttccactctcttgggttagagttctcatgcttgagggtacactcgggcacactgttctatcttatatatcttgtgcttttactcttgttttgttaacgtttttagtttataaagtgatatttatttcaatattgttgctcttcttaaaatattttatttttccttttttcctttcctcactgagctattttccctgttggaacccctgggcttatagcatcttggttttccaactagggttgtagcttaccaaataataataataataataacagttggtGGCAACTATGTAACATAAATTCTaaaaatgtgaaacatgcgatggccagcttaaacaggttttcctatTAACCGTACGGGGAGAACGAGAGATTTGTAAAAAGCAATAGAATTACAGTGCACGAAAGAGTACGAAACACGTGCTGTACAAATCATAGATTCATCAATTTTGAATAAAATAGACAAATACAGTAGTATCTTGGAAGCTATCACATACACAACGACAAACTAACAAATGTAACCGGAGTACTCCACGGCACAGGCTGCTCCAACTTCACAAGATTGATTAAACTTTAGGAACACGAGGAGTTCAAAAAGGGACGGATGCCAGTCAGAATGACAAAAACAACTTTTGTTTTCGTTATCGAAGCAACCTTGCGGGCCTACGGAAGGGAACGGGTGAGAGATacggaaaagatgatgatgatgatgatgatgataaagaagaaaagagaatGAAGTTTTATTCAAAATAGAAGTTCTGATATAGTAGCTTCTAAATCCTTGTACAATTTCATTCACTCTATTCCTGATCTACGTTACTGTCAAAATTATTATGTTTCTATGGAGAAATATAATTTCGATTAATGTTATCGCTGCGATGAATCTTATTTCCTTGTctattttgcaaaaaaaggaatTCACTTAAATGCTTAGTAATCTAAGCAACCTCTTTGACCACAAACATCATGTAAGTTCCACCGACACGatacctttgaatatatatatatatatatatatatatatatatatatatatatatatatatatatatatatatatatatataagccatgaaTACCTCTTAATATCCATTTCGCTCTATTTCATATGATTATatgaaaaacacgattaaatgtCAAAAAATAtcatgtacacacattatatatatacacat
The window above is part of the Palaemon carinicauda isolate YSFRI2023 chromosome 11, ASM3689809v2, whole genome shotgun sequence genome. Proteins encoded here:
- the LOC137649506 gene encoding uncharacterized protein; translation: MLYQVAPSEKWLQDDWRYLDDTRRTGETCEAERVSQPLCYTTAQGDASWRKGGMKRGKREKGEKGDEEGWKGKREKGDEEGWKRKREKGHEEGWKGKREKGHEEGWKDKKEKGDEVGWKGKREKGHEEGWKGKREKGDEEG